The genomic stretch ACGAAGGGGCGAGTGGGAGGCGTCGGGAGGTGAGCGAAAGGGTACGGACGAGTGGGAGGGGTCTGCCGTCCTTTATAACACAGCGAAGAAAGGGCAGGGGTAAGGCTACCTCTTCAATCTTTTGGTGAAGCCACCCTACTAGATCAGTAGCAACCAAACACCCATAAGTGAGCTACACTGGGCTAGCCAAGGAGAATTACATCAAACCAAACAATTCAATCTTGAAAACAGGCCAGGGTCAGCCTAACAACCAAACACCCTATATAGGCTACCTGAGGCTATGTTTGAGCTGGCCTGGCTAGTTTGGGCTATACAGGCTAACTGGGGcaacaaaccaaacacacccatatGGTTCAGTACATGGGCCAAGCCCAAATGGAAAATACTTGCAGGCCTATAATCAActcactgtagcaaaaccgtcTTTGAAACCGCTCCAGAGAGGTAAAATGCACGGTTTCAAAAGTTAAGGGAGGTGGTTTGCCTGGTTTTGGAGTTGATAGAGGAAAAGGGGACTTTCATAAAAATTGAGGGGggaaaagtagactttttccttgtTGTAGGCTCAGCCGCCCAGGTCATGACATTCCCCTCTCCTTAACTAATAGCTTGTCCTCAAGCTGTTAACCTTTTCTGAGGCACAATTACTGTAGATGAAATTGTTAAACACACTTGAATATCCTGTAACTTGTCGACCACAATCCTCGTGGATCTTCCACTGCCTGAGGATAAAACTGAAGTAGCCAAAGTGGCAAAGTATCAGCTTCAGTAGAACATTAACAGAGATGTTTTTGTTGGAACTGCTGCCTGATATAATTGCATGTAGCTTGTGGCCATTGGTTCTGGTCATGTATGGAGAAAGCAAAGTACAGTCGTCAAGTCTCAGCCCAGCACTCCAGGCACGCCAAACTAATAAGGCTAGTGAAATCAGAATGGCCATGCCAAACCGAGCAGCTCCAGTTGGTGATGGCCATAAAGATAGAAGATGCTGAAAGATCGCATTCACTCCTGGATCTTTTAATACTGGCCTTTCAAACTGATGGGGATGGCCATAAAACTGAAGGATCGCATTCACTCTTTTTGTGATTTGTGTAACTCCACACTTGTGCAGCATCTTCTAAATCATTGTACTGACTATTTTTTTCCCTTCcaaactgtaatttttgtaattGTCAGGTTGCAAATGGCCTGCTGCTGTCCTATCAGAGCTCTTACTCGTGAGTTTCCCTTGTAAGCCTTGTTAGCAACATACTGCGACTTCCTCGTAGGCATAACACTTAATGTGAGTCTAGCAATAATTCCACCATATATGAGATTCCTCCCCTTTGGTGTCCAGAAACAAAGAAAAATCTGAAGCCCAAAAATGACAATGTGTTTTCTGTTGCAGCTCGTCAGGTTATAGACCATATGAAACTAAGCATGGGCACATCTGCATAACTGACAATGTTACAGACAGGTTACAGACAATGTGTTTTCTCAACTGCACATCTGAATGGGCACAACTAAAGGGCTGCCATAATCTAAAGCATAACTGATCGATGTAACTGAGCAAAGAGTTACTATCCTTCAAAGGGGGTGACCATCATTGCCTGAGCTGCACAACATCCACTGAATGACAGACATAAAATACCACAGGGACTTCATAAGAGGTGTCCATAATATCTCTGATTTTTTGTCAGGTGGTCTCCCAAGTACCATATGGGCCTCAGGAACATTGGTAGCCATCTCAAAAAGAGAAACACTAGTCGACTGAGGATGGACTGCTGTCAAGCACATGGTGAGTAAGTCGTTGGTACCATCATCTTTAGCGCTTGATGCAGCCTTGGTGAGTCAGCTGAGATCGACGAGATGCCCGTTGCCACATCCTTGGCAAACAATAGTGTAGAAGCCAGCGCGGATGTTGCCGATGTGGTCATGGTAACGCGAGGTCATCCCCTGCACTTGGAGAATGTGGTGCCTGCAAATCTCTCGAGGTGGGAACATCCCAAGCAGCAAGAGATGCCGGGGATGTGTTCTTGGCCGGCCTCACCATGCTGCTGCCAGTGGGCGAGTCAATGCCGGTGGTGGAGGCATACTTGTGGGTGGGGAAGTTACCAGTTCTTTCTCTTTTGTTGGACTGGCCGTAGTGATGGCGTATCGCATCATGTTTTCAGGTTGCTCAACAGCTAGCGTGCTGACAACATTGGGTGAGGAAGGTGCTATTGAAACTGTAGGTGGCGGCACATGAGTGATGTTCATCATACAACAACCATCCCAGATGCAGCAGCCATGGAGAGCTTCGCAAGCTTGCACAGCATCATTGTAAGATTGGAACGAGATCAGACCTTCTGCTCGATTTGTTGCCAAGAACAATTGCACCTTCTTCGCGCCATAAAGGGTTAAACAGCTGACGCATCACTTCCATGGACACAGGGTACCAACACATGTTGCTCACAATGGCATGAAGGACACTTGCTGCCGGCGCCTCCTGGTTGCAGGGCATTCCATCAAACACCTTCTGGGCACTACCGAAGGAAGTTGTTGGTACACTTGAACTGTCGATGACAACGGCCATAAGCTGGTAGCCAGGGACACAGGGGACGTGTCGTCGGGAATGCCACTGGTTCAGTACATGGGCGAAGGCCTTGTttcacctaaaaaccaaaaagttttcaagatttcccgtcacatcgaatcttgtggaacatgcatgaaacattaaatatagacgaaaacaaaaactaattacatagtttagctgtaaatcacaagacgaatcttttgatcctagttagtccataattgtataatatttatcacaaacaaacgaaaatgctacagtaccgaaaacttttcacttttcggaactaaacgccCAAGCCCGAATGGAAAAGGCTCGCAGGTCCATCTGACCTTAACCGCTCTGAATCCGAGCGTGCGAGTGCCAGTGCGAGGAACGAGCGAGGCCGTTCGTCCGGCCCTTGTTGATGATCCCTGCATGCTTGCGTTCCGTTTGGTTTTCAGTTTCCACCACGAAATAACAAGGCTGTGTATAAATCCTTCCGGTGCTCTCCCTCCTGCATCGCCGGAGCCAAACGCCAAACGCCACCGCGCGCGCGCTCTCCTTCTCGTCCTGATCCCCCTCAGATCGAGCGAGAGGGAGGGGGCACccaccgggaggagcccgtcgTTTTGATCGGTGTCACGGCCCCCCACGTTCCCGCGAGGAGGAGATCGAGCAACCCCAAGGAAATGGCGCCGATCTCCAGATCCACGGCGGTTGTCCTTGTGATGATGGCTGTCGTCGTCGCCGTGCTCGCCGCCGCGGCTAACGCCCAGGCCCCCGCCCCAGCACCCGCTACCAGTGACGGTCAACTCTCTGATCCCCTTTTTCATCGTTGTTGGTGTTTTTTTTTCCCTACTCTTGTTGcgtgttttcttttcttttcttttcttttcttttctttttggggGGAGGAATAGCCGATGCAGGCAATTTGTTGTGGAAGGGATGCACTATGCAGCTACGTTGTTTGCGTCGAAGAACACAGCCTGACAGTTCATGATTTGTTTTTCTTCATGATGATTTGGTCTCTTGTTGACGTTTTTTTTGGCAGGAACAAGTGTAGACCAGGGAATCGCCTACGTCCTGATGCTGGTGGCGCTTGTCCTCACCTACCTCATCCACCCATTGGACGCCTCCTCCGCCTACAAgctcttttaaaaaaaatcatccgCTTTGTAATTTGGCGCTAATTGAGGGTGTCATTAACGGTGTTTGATTAATCGATCGATCCAGTTTGCACCACaaccagaaaagaaaaaaaaaaactatgcaCACATCTTATCCTTGCTACTTCTAGGACATTTTCGCCCTGTCTTTCAGTCGGGGAGAGGTCTGAAGGAGCCGAAATTATTGCAAATGACTCATTAGGGGGGGACTGATTTTTCTCGTTCATCTGCATGATACAGCAATGGTGTGCAATACTAGTGGTGCTTTCAGTAATTCAATTATCTGATCCGATCTCCACCGGCATATCTTCAAGAGTAGAAAATTCAAACAAATCATCGGGGTAATAATGCATATATCACATAAAACTTTTGAAATTTCCCTGGTTACATGATGCTGAAAACATTGTCCAATATATCCCTTTTTGGAGCATTTAAATTTGTAAATATAAATCAGAATAAGCATGATATTATAACATTCTCAACTTTTACCTGTAGTTTTTGATGAGTGGCCTATAATTTTTGTGCTCTTTAGTACTTTACTTGAGTGTGTCCTATAACTTTCTGGTAAAACTTAGCATATTGAGAGTTTTATGAAATTGCCAACAACATAATTCTCTACAAATTTATTATTATCCGTGGTTATGGGTATTTAGTTAACCAAACTACATAGGGTTTGTTTGGTTCACCTAAAGAAAATATGAGAATGAGATGAAGAATGATAATAAAATCCAAACAGGTGGATTATAGGGAAGATTCTTATAAAACAACCACAAGATTATAAGAATATAGTTATCCACCTCCACCATACTATTTGGAGATAATGGGAAGAAACATCTTCGCCTACTTATAATATCTTGTTATAATCTAGGGATCCAAACATACATCTTTTTTTTCTTATCCATGATCCTCCAAAGTTTATAGACTCAATGTTTGGATTCACATTCTCATAATCTTTAATTAGGATATCCAACCAGgccctataatttgcgagaaaaCCATGGCTAGATGGTTGTTAATCAGTCTTGTGTACTGTGAAGATGATTGGTCTGCTTAGgtagattttttttataaaataatttgtAGTCTATCTCTATATATATCTCGAACTATCTCTATTTCTATCTCTATCTCTCTACTTATAAGTGGTTTTGAGTTGTTCTATATGGAACTGTcataagtttgaccaagttaatatagaagaaaatataTTATTTACAACATCAAATTAGCACCATCATATACATTATGAAATAAGTTTTATCATTTATCTCTTTGTCATAGATGTTAATGATCTTCTCTATAGACTTAGTCTatggtagcttgacttaggacaacctTAGATCCTTatatttaggatggagggagtagatgtAGTACTCATCATGACCTAAATGCATAGTACTAGAGATCATGGGTTGGAATGTGGCGATCAAGGTTTATTCCATGTTTTAAAGCTTGAGGAGTCATCCTTGCTCTTATTATTCtcgtttcttctttttcttccacTATTTGGGATGAGAGCAATCATAAAAGAGATGATTGTAGTCACTACAATTTTTTACACGAATTGTAGTCACTACAATTATAGCATCTTCTATTGTCCTCCCCACCCGTGTATTGCTTGAAATTGTTCTTTTTAGGGTGGTTTGATATAGTTTCAAAGTTACCAATTAGCACCTTTTCTAGGATGCTTTTGGTAAAGTTTTAAAGTTAATAACTATCACAAGATTTAGCTATAACTTGGAGAACTTACTTCCAAGCATTTCAAGGCTAGCAATGCACATGATAAATCAATACAATTTCATGTCCCAAAAAACTAATATTCCTACAGAATCATAACTAGCACCAATGGGGATACCTATATATTTGCATCTACCAACAGTGATGCACTAATTTTCCTACCATATCATAACACCTGGCACATATACTCTGCTATTCGTGCCATGACCGAAACAACTATATATGCCTATCTATAGTAATGCTTGTTCTGATAGCATGGATAATGGTTACGAGTCAGCATGTATAAGGTGTTATGTAGTGATGTTCCCTAAGAGAAATAGTTCTTTGAGAAGAAGGACGCCTACAGCTGCCCAAATCCACAATAGTGATAGGACAAGAACAGTGAGGCAAGGTAGTGCTAACATTATCAAACAAGGTAGTGGTGGATAGCCAATGAGTAAGATCATGATGGAGGCAACAATAAGAATGATAGGACGCAACTATGAGGAGGTTGTTCTTGGTAGGATGTGACCAATTAATCTTGAAGCATTGGGCTAGTGGGTAGTGTCATGGCGCTTTGACAAAACCCTATCCCGCCATGACAAGGGTACTGGACTAGTGGCTGATCCCGACAACAATGGGCCAACATTGTAAGGAAGAAGAATAGGAGAAGGTAGTCGGAGGTTAAAGAAAAACATGAATAATAGGATGGTAACGAGAGATTGTGTGATCGGACGAAACACGAGGTGGTTTGGCTGGACAAACCCAATAAGGCACATGCCACATAGCCATGAACCTATAAAACTAGACTGGGGTGCAGATGGGGCAGAGGCAAATCAAAGGTGTGGGTGGGGACTCTATTGGAAGAAAAGGAGGAGGAGAGAAGAAAAGGAGAGGAGatggaggaaggagaagaggtAGAGAGCTTCCCTATATATCAGCTTTGCATCCGTCAATGAAGGAGAGAGACAGAAGGGTGGGGACAAATTAAAACAAAATGATGATACAACCATATGatctttgtttttttaaaaacaaaTACATAGAACAAAAGATACAAAATTGTGGCATGTCAATAATGACATAAATTATAATTTAAGTATTATTACAGAGAACACCTCCTTACAATTGTATGAAACACTCTCATAAATACTCAAACTTTATGGAACACTCTCAAGCTAGGCTAGAACTAGAAGCTGGCAACATATAAGTAGTTGCCCTTATTCGTGTCCCTTAATTTCCACACTGTTCAAACCGGCAACAATAGTATTACGTACGGTACGTactactgtaattttggtgtGTGCTTACTGGAGGCATCGATCACGCTTGCATGGAGCTCTGCCACTCAGTACTGGAAACAGGTATCTTGTCATCCTTGCTCACGTCCGCAGCGCCCATGGCCGCGCCGGCGGGAACACCGGGACCGTTTCCGGCGTTGCCGTCCTCCCCGGAGATCTCCTCGAGCGACCGCCCCATGGTCTCCGGGACgaggaaggtgaagaagaagccgaGCATGTTGGTGACGGCGAGGATGATGAGCGCCTTCTTGATGGACGCGATGTCGCCCTTGAGCGTGAGGCTCTGCACCCCGAAGGCCGCGACGATGGCGCCGGCCTTGCCTGACGCGGCGCTGATGGCGTGGCAGGTGGAGCGCACGCGTGTCGGGAACAGCTCGGCCGGCAGCACGAAGGTGGTGCTGTTGGGCCCGAAGTTggcgaagaagaaggtgagcgCGTAGAAGAGGGCGAAGAGCGtggtgtatttgttcttgagaTCATCGTACATGATGCCCATCAATAGCATGAACACGGACATCATGAAGAAACCGATGAGCTGGATCAGGTACCTGCGTGCATTTTTAATTTGCATCAAGTCGTTCCATTGACATTGATGTGTAGCCGGCGGCGTGGCGACCTTAGTTACTTAAGTTACCTGCCCATTTTGTCGATGAGGGCGACGGTGACCCAGTAGCCGGGGAAGGTGCCGAGGAGTGCGACGAGGAACATGGCCTTTGAAATCTCGAACACCTCCTTGAGTGGGTTTATGTCACCGGCGGGGCTCGTCAGCTTGATCGCCGGGAAGATGTCCTTCTGGGTGAGGTTCTGGCTGTAGAAGGCTATGTCCAGAAGGAACCACGTGGTGGCCGTGCCGATGAGGTGCAGGCCGTGGCGCTGTGCGAACTCCCTCGACAGCAGCGGGTAGTCGTTGGCCGCCTTGTACCTGGCGAGCTTGTCCTGCTCCGACTGGATCTCCACGTCCATCACCTTCTGCATGTCGTTGGCCGCCTGCTTGGCGTTGCCCTCGATGAGCGCCGTGTACCTCGCCGTCTCGGGCATCTTCATCCGCCAGTAGAAGGTGGCCAGCGCCGGGAACGCGCCGAGCATGAGCACGATGCGCCACATGTAGTCCGCCGCCGGCAACTGGTCACCCAACGAGCTGTCGTGGTCCTCTGTCCACGACGGCGCCGGGTTGTAGCGCAGGAGGATCCCCGAGATGACCATGGACACGAGCCCCGCGAAGATGATGCCGACGCCCTGCATCGCGAACACGGCGGCGATGAAGGCGCCCCGCGTCTTCTTGTTGGAGTACTCGGACATGATGGTCGCGGACAGCGGGTAGTCCCCGCCGATGCCGAAGCCGAGCCAGAAGCGGAAGAAGCAGAGCGTGCCGATGACGGCGTGCCGCGTGCTGCCGAACGAGAGGCCCGAGCCGATGGCGCAGGCGGCCATGAGCACGAGCGTGATGCCGTACACGCGCTTCCGCCCCAGCTTGTCGCCGAAGTAGCCGAAGACGAGCTGGCCCATGAGCGTGCCGACGAGCGCGACGCCGGTGACCAGGTTGTTGGTGGACACGGGTAGGGTGCCAGGCTTGGGCTTGTCTAGGTACAGGTTGTCATTCGGGTAGTAGATGCGGCCGAGCAGCTTGGAGACGGTGGTGATGCAGAAGAGGTCGTAGGCGTCGGTGAAGAAGCCCATGCCGGCGATGACGATGGCCTTCATGTGGTACATCTGGGTGCGCGCCGAGTCCAGCGCGTCCAGCACCGCCAGGTTCGACCCGCCCTCCGCCGCCATCTCTCTCGCCGACCGACGACGGCAGGTGTGTGTGTGCCTGTGCGTGCAAAGTTGATCCGTGCGTATTGGTGCTTAATTGGCTGCTTGCTCGCTGGGGCTCTCTTATAGCCGGCGGACGAACCGGGAGCCCATCACAATTCACAAGGTCGATGAACGAGAGGGGGGCGTCTGCAACGAGGCCAAGGACGACGTGCTGGTTGTCAGCATATTCCGCTTGGCTTGATCACTAGGTGCTCGTCGTCTCGAGGGATCGACGCGGCTGTGTGTGATGTGTCGGGCAGTGGATATACACGGAAACGGACCAGTACGTAGTTTTGTCCCTCGAGCGATTTACCTGGTGGGCTGgaggctgcagctgcagctgagCTGAGGATCGTTTGTCCATAGCGGGGACGCGCGTAGTCAACTAGGGGGCAATGGTGTCGTTTCGCCCAGGATATTCGACACCGCTTGCCCATTGGCGATGGGCACCATAAGGTTTCCTCACAGTCGCAGACCAACTGTCCAAATCACAAGTCATTGtggctatatatatatggtaaaaGAATATCCAAATTACTACATTTAGCCATGCCGCCGATGACGATGGATATTCTTTTACCGTAGTACTAGTGGTTTTTTTTGGAGCCCCAGTATAGGGAGTAGAGTAGACACTGCCAAACAACCCGAACggtgaattatttgacaaacattgtccaatcatgaagtaactaggcttaaaagattcatctcgcgatttacagataaactatgtaattagtttttattttcgtctatatttagtgcttcatac from Sorghum bicolor cultivar BTx623 chromosome 3, Sorghum_bicolor_NCBIv3, whole genome shotgun sequence encodes the following:
- the LOC8057549 gene encoding arabinogalactan peptide 16; this encodes MAPISRSTAVVLVMMAVVVAVLAAAANAQAPAPAPATSDGTSVDQGIAYVLMLVALVLTYLIHPLDASSAYKLF
- the LOC8058264 gene encoding inorganic phosphate transporter 1-11, which encodes MAAEGGSNLAVLDALDSARTQMYHMKAIVIAGMGFFTDAYDLFCITTVSKLLGRIYYPNDNLYLDKPKPGTLPVSTNNLVTGVALVGTLMGQLVFGYFGDKLGRKRVYGITLVLMAACAIGSGLSFGSTRHAVIGTLCFFRFWLGFGIGGDYPLSATIMSEYSNKKTRGAFIAAVFAMQGVGIIFAGLVSMVISGILLRYNPAPSWTEDHDSSLGDQLPAADYMWRIVLMLGAFPALATFYWRMKMPETARYTALIEGNAKQAANDMQKVMDVEIQSEQDKLARYKAANDYPLLSREFAQRHGLHLIGTATTWFLLDIAFYSQNLTQKDIFPAIKLTSPAGDINPLKEVFEISKAMFLVALLGTFPGYWVTVALIDKMGRYLIQLIGFFMMSVFMLLMGIMYDDLKNKYTTLFALFYALTFFFANFGPNSTTFVLPAELFPTRVRSTCHAISAASGKAGAIVAAFGVQSLTLKGDIASIKKALIILAVTNMLGFFFTFLVPETMGRSLEEISGEDGNAGNGPGVPAGAAMGAADVSKDDKIPVSSTEWQSSMQA